Genomic window (Megamonas funiformis):
AAGTCCACACCGATTTTAGCTAATGCTTGTATATTTTCTTTAGTTACATTTCCAGAACATTCAGTTTGAGCTTTTCCGTCTATGAGTTTTATGGCTTCTTCCATCATATCTATGCTCATATTGTCAAGCATGATGATATCTGCTCTGGCTTCTAGAGCTTCTTTTACCATATCTAAATTTTCTGTTTCAACTTCTATTTTGCGTACAAATGGAGCATATGCTCTAGCTAATTCTATAGCTTTTTTTACACTGCCAGCAGCTCCAATATGATTATCTTTTAATAAGATACCATCAGATAGATTATAACGATGATTATTTCCTCCACCTACTGTAACAGCATATTTTTCAAAAATACGCATATTCGGTGTGGTCTTTCTCGTATCTAATAATTTTGTTTTACTGCCTGCTAATAAATTTACTACTTGATTTGTATATGTGGCAATTCCACTCATTCTCTGCAAATAGTTTAATGCCACGCGTTCTCCTGACAATAATACTCTGATATCGCCTTTTACTTTGGCAAGTAAATCGCCTTTGTTTACTTTATCGCCATCTTTAGCCATAAATGTGATTTCGATATCTTTATCTAATAATTCAAAGGTTCTAGCAAATACATTTAAACCTGCTATTACACCTTCACCTTTGCAGATTAAATCCACTTCACCTAAAACTTTTTCTGGCATAATGGCATTAGTTGTTACATCCTCGCTAGTAATATCTTCTTGCAACGCCATCAAAATCAATTTATCTGCATTCATTTTCATTGTTATTTCATTCATCTTGCACTTCTCACTTTATCCATTTCATTGAAAATAGCTTTTTTATATTCTTGAGCTAAGATTATTTTTTCTCTATCTATATTTTGTTGTACATTATTTGCTAATTGAGCAAAATCTATATCGTATTTTTTATGTTGTGCATTTTCATCATCATGGATTTTATTAACTGCTCTTTTAGCAAAGACCAATCCTTCTAATAATGAATTACTAGCTAATCTATTTGCTCCATGAACTCCATTACAACTTGTTTCACCAACGGCATATAGATTGTTCATTGTAGTTTTGCTGTATTTATCTACATGGATACCACCCATATAATAATGCTGTGCTGGTACAATCGGTATCCATTGTTTAGTTACATCAAAACCTTCTTCAAGACATTTTTCATAGATATGAGGAAAATGATTTAAAATCACATCTTTACCAAGAACTGTCATATCTAACCAAACATAAGGCATATTGTCTTTTGCCATTTGTTTTTTGATTTCTGCTGTCATTAAATCTCTAGGCAAAACTTCATTTGCAAAACGTTTTCCATCTTTGCCATATAATTTTGCTCCTTCACCTCTTACCGATTCAGATATCAAAAAGCTTCTACCTGGCTTATTTGTATATAATGAAGTTGGATGAATTTGCACATAATCTGGATTTTCAAGTTTTATATTATGGCGAAGTGCTATCGCTATAGCATCACCTGTCAAATGAGGATAATTTGTGGAATGTTCATATAATCCACCTATACCACCACTAGCTAAAATTGTATTATCTGCTTCAATGGTCAAATACTCATCATTTTTATCCTTAGCCAAAATACCAAAACAAGTATTATCTTGTTCAATTAAATCTAACATAGTGACATATTCTAAAATATGTACATTAGGTAATTTCTGTACTGCTTTTAATAAATTTCTAGTGATTTCTTTACCTGTGATATCTTCATGAAATAAAATTCTAGCTTTAGAATGACAACCTTCTCTTGTATAATTTAATTCACCATTTTCTTGTCTAGCAAAATCTACACCATAGCCAATCAATTCATTTATGACTTCACGAGAAGAACGTATCATTATATCTACAGACTCTCTTCTATTTTCATAATGACCAGCTTTCAATGTATCTTCCATGAAGCTATTATAATCATTTTCATCCCTTAAGACACAAATACCACCTTGTGCTAAGAAAGAATCACTATTTTCTACAGCATCTTTTGTTATCATCAATATATTTTTATCACTAGGACAATGTAGTGCTGCAAATAAGCCACTAGCACCAGTACCTACAATCAATATATCTGTTTTATAATTTTGCATATTTACACCTTCATTATTTTGCTAATTCTAACATTTTTTCAAGTGGTTTCATCGCTTTGATACTTAACTCTTCATCAACTTCTACCACATATCTTTCATTCACTAAGCTATCTTTAACTTTCGTTAAAGTAACTTTTTTCATGTCATCACAATATTGTCTAGGTATTGCTGGCAAAAATAACTTATCTGGATTTTTTTGTTTCAATTCATACATAACACCATTTTCTGTACCAATGATGAACTCTTTTGCCTCAGAATTAGTGGCAAACTTTATAATTTCTGATGTACTGCCTACAAAATCAGCTAAATTCGTTACTTCTTCACTACACTCTGGATGAACTAAAAACAACGCATTTGGATGTGCTCTTTTCGTTTCAATCACTAAATTTACACTTATTTTTCTATGTATTGGACAATAACCATCATTGCAGATAATATTCTTTTCAGGAACTTTGCTCGCTACATATGCTCCTAAGTTACCATCTGGAATGAAGAAAATATTTTTATTTGATAATTTTTTCACAATCTCAACTGCGTTAGAAGAAGTTACACAAACATCAGAGACTGCTTTTAATTCAGCTGTAGAATTTATATAACAAACTACTGCTAAATCTTCGATTTGTTCACGCATTTTTTTTACTTTAGCAACACTTGCCATATGTGCCATTGCACAATCTGCATATCTATCTGGCAATAATACTTTCTTTTTAGGATTTAAAATTTTTGCACTTTCACCCATGAAAGATACTCCTGCAAATACAATTAAATCAGCACCAATATTTTTCGCAATCTTACTTAAATAAAAAGAATCTCCTATATAATCTGCGACTTCTTGAACATCATCAGGAACATAATAATGTGCTAATATCACAGCATTTTTTTCTTTTTTTAATTGCTCTATTTCTTCTTTTAAAGACAACATCAAGATTTCTCCTTCACAGAATATTTTTTGATATTATACATCAATTATTAACAGCTGACAAGACAGTAATATATACAAATATTTTTCACATGTCAATAAGAAGTCGTTTTTACTGCTAAATGAAGCGGTGATTTTATTCGATTATGATATAATTAAGCCAATATATTTTTGATAAATTTGTGAGGTAATCTTATGTTAGAATTCATCATTGGCAGAGCAGGAAGTGGTAAAACCACAGCTTG
Coding sequences:
- the nadC gene encoding carboxylating nicotinate-nucleotide diphosphorylase — translated: MNEITMKMNADKLILMALQEDITSEDVTTNAIMPEKVLGEVDLICKGEGVIAGLNVFARTFELLDKDIEITFMAKDGDKVNKGDLLAKVKGDIRVLLSGERVALNYLQRMSGIATYTNQVVNLLAGSKTKLLDTRKTTPNMRIFEKYAVTVGGGNNHRYNLSDGILLKDNHIGAAGSVKKAIELARAYAPFVRKIEVETENLDMVKEALEARADIIMLDNMSIDMMEEAIKLIDGKAQTECSGNVTKENIQALAKIGVDFISSGALTHSAPILDLSLKHLHRI
- a CDS encoding L-aspartate oxidase, encoding MQNYKTDILIVGTGASGLFAALHCPSDKNILMITKDAVENSDSFLAQGGICVLRDENDYNSFMEDTLKAGHYENRRESVDIMIRSSREVINELIGYGVDFARQENGELNYTREGCHSKARILFHEDITGKEITRNLLKAVQKLPNVHILEYVTMLDLIEQDNTCFGILAKDKNDEYLTIEADNTILASGGIGGLYEHSTNYPHLTGDAIAIALRHNIKLENPDYVQIHPTSLYTNKPGRSFLISESVRGEGAKLYGKDGKRFANEVLPRDLMTAEIKKQMAKDNMPYVWLDMTVLGKDVILNHFPHIYEKCLEEGFDVTKQWIPIVPAQHYYMGGIHVDKYSKTTMNNLYAVGETSCNGVHGANRLASNSLLEGLVFAKRAVNKIHDDENAQHKKYDIDFAQLANNVQQNIDREKIILAQEYKKAIFNEMDKVRSAR
- the nadA gene encoding quinolinate synthase NadA, with product MLSLKEEIEQLKKEKNAVILAHYYVPDDVQEVADYIGDSFYLSKIAKNIGADLIVFAGVSFMGESAKILNPKKKVLLPDRYADCAMAHMASVAKVKKMREQIEDLAVVCYINSTAELKAVSDVCVTSSNAVEIVKKLSNKNIFFIPDGNLGAYVASKVPEKNIICNDGYCPIHRKISVNLVIETKRAHPNALFLVHPECSEEVTNLADFVGSTSEIIKFATNSEAKEFIIGTENGVMYELKQKNPDKLFLPAIPRQYCDDMKKVTLTKVKDSLVNERYVVEVDEELSIKAMKPLEKMLELAK